The proteins below are encoded in one region of Anguilla anguilla isolate fAngAng1 chromosome 3, fAngAng1.pri, whole genome shotgun sequence:
- the LOC118224048 gene encoding ADP-ribosylation factor-like protein 3: MGAPEKGLFSVIEKLKGAAEQEVRIVLLGLDNAGKTTLLKKLASEDISTITPTQGFNIKCVASNGMKLNVWDIGGQRKIRSFWKKYLDNTDLLIYVIDSADKKRFEETGQELSELVLEENLQGVPILIFANKQDLATASAASDIAEGLSLHTYRDRQWQIQACSALSGEGVQDGMNWICNSICNLKK; encoded by the exons ATGGGAGCACCTGAGAAG GGACTCTTCTCAGTCATAGAGAAACTGAAGGGTGCCgcggaacaggaagtgaggatcGTCCTCCTGGGTCTGGACAACGCGGGGAAGACCACGCTGCTCAAGAAGCTTGCCTCCGAAGACATCAGCACCATCACgcccacacag GGATTTAACATCAAGTGTGTGGCCTCAAATGGCATGAAGCTGAACGTGTGGGACATCGGGGGGCAGAGGAAGATCCGCTCCTTCTGGAAAAAGTACTTAGACAACACAGATTTGCTG ATCTACGTCATAGATAGTGCCGACAAGAAGCGGTTTGAGGAGACAGGGCAG GAGCTCTCCgagctggtgctggaggagAACCTGCAGGGCGTGCCCATCCTCATCTTCGCCAACAAGCAGGACCTGGCCACGGCCTCCGCCGCCAGCGACATCGCCGAGGGGCTCAGCCTGCACACGTACCGCGACCGCCAGTGGCAGATCCAGGCCTGCTCCGCACTGTccggggagggggtgcag GATGGCATGAATTGGATTTGTAACAGCATCTGCAATCTGAAAAAATGA
- the LOC118224021 gene encoding uncharacterized protein LOC118224021 isoform X1, translating into MTATGLYIYLIAGLSLWLVTEEQVVPDKTSSADVCQSIKGHKSCLPHCEQRQGPMTDSAGNCTPVTGNHFCFPYCDEQKVGCQQQDTCKSVIQNSCLKEGCELCENARKDSNETKCTKKLTPDCIKDFLVEVTTGSFTVDEGASLNLTCSYNLSSQTNESVKFAWFRNGELLKNALGQFLFLPKLFRKDEAAFFCGVLSDCGFFFSERKLVVVKDSGALIIIVCGVAAVVILLLLALGMKVMVKREMEQNRSRREPDTHTEENIYDPVTLDSITSAS; encoded by the exons ATGACAGCCACTGGACTTTACATTTATCTTATTGCTGGCCTTTCTCTAT GGCTGGTCACTGAAGAGCAGGTGGTACCCGATAAAACGAGCTCAGCCGACGTATGTCAATCCATCAAAGGCCATAAATCCTGCCTTCCGCACTGCGAACAACGGCAAG GGCCAATGACTGATTCAGCCGGAAATTGTACACCTGTCACAGGGAATCACTTCTGCTTTCCTTACTGTGATGAACAAAAAG ttgGTTGCCAACAGCAAGATACTTGCAAATCTG TAATTCAAAATAGCTGCCTAAAag AGGGGTGCGAACTGTGTGAGAATGCAAGAAAGGAcagcaatgaaacaaaatgcacCAAAA AACTGACTCCTGATTGCATTAAAG ATTTCCTGGTGGAGGTGACCACAGGTTCCTTCACCGTGGACGAGGGCGCCAGCCTAAACCTGACCTGCAGCTACAACCTGTCCTCCCAGACCAACGAGTCCGTGAAGTTCGCCTGGTTCCGGAACGGCGAACTGCTGAAAAACGCTCTCGGCCAGTTCCTGTTCCTGCCCAAGCTCTTCAGGAAAGACGAAGCGGCGTTCTTCTGCGGCGTGCTGAGTGACTGCGGGTTCTTCTTCTCGGAAAGGAAGCTCGTCGTCGTTAAAG ACAGCGGCGCGCTCATCATCATCGTCTGTGGCGTGGCCGCGGTggtcattctgctgctgctggctttGGGGATGAAGGTGATGGTGAAGAGGGAGATGG AGCAgaacaggagcaggagggaACCGGACACCCACACGGAAGAGAACATCTACGACCCCGTCACCCTGGACTCCATCACCTCGGCCTCCTG a
- the LOC118224021 gene encoding uncharacterized protein LOC118224021 isoform X2 has translation MTATGLYIYLIAGLSLWLVTEEQVVPDKTSSADVCQSIKGHKSCLPHCEQRQVGCQQQDTCKSVIQNSCLKEGCELCENARKDSNETKCTKKLTPDCIKDFLVEVTTGSFTVDEGASLNLTCSYNLSSQTNESVKFAWFRNGELLKNALGQFLFLPKLFRKDEAAFFCGVLSDCGFFFSERKLVVVKDSGALIIIVCGVAAVVILLLLALGMKVMVKREMEQNRSRREPDTHTEENIYDPVTLDSITSAS, from the exons ATGACAGCCACTGGACTTTACATTTATCTTATTGCTGGCCTTTCTCTAT GGCTGGTCACTGAAGAGCAGGTGGTACCCGATAAAACGAGCTCAGCCGACGTATGTCAATCCATCAAAGGCCATAAATCCTGCCTTCCGCACTGCGAACAACGGCAAG ttgGTTGCCAACAGCAAGATACTTGCAAATCTG TAATTCAAAATAGCTGCCTAAAag AGGGGTGCGAACTGTGTGAGAATGCAAGAAAGGAcagcaatgaaacaaaatgcacCAAAA AACTGACTCCTGATTGCATTAAAG ATTTCCTGGTGGAGGTGACCACAGGTTCCTTCACCGTGGACGAGGGCGCCAGCCTAAACCTGACCTGCAGCTACAACCTGTCCTCCCAGACCAACGAGTCCGTGAAGTTCGCCTGGTTCCGGAACGGCGAACTGCTGAAAAACGCTCTCGGCCAGTTCCTGTTCCTGCCCAAGCTCTTCAGGAAAGACGAAGCGGCGTTCTTCTGCGGCGTGCTGAGTGACTGCGGGTTCTTCTTCTCGGAAAGGAAGCTCGTCGTCGTTAAAG ACAGCGGCGCGCTCATCATCATCGTCTGTGGCGTGGCCGCGGTggtcattctgctgctgctggctttGGGGATGAAGGTGATGGTGAAGAGGGAGATGG AGCAgaacaggagcaggagggaACCGGACACCCACACGGAAGAGAACATCTACGACCCCGTCACCCTGGACTCCATCACCTCGGCCTCCTG a